From a region of the Halanaerobium hydrogeniformans genome:
- a CDS encoding SDR family oxidoreductase, translating into MKVLFIGGTGTISEAVSKLSMEKDIDLYLFNRGNNNQFAPNKATIIKGNIRNQEEVKTQLKDHNFDVVVNWIAYKPEHIKNDLEIFRDKTEQYIFISSASAYQKPQSSYLIDESTPLANPYWEYSQNKIACENLLMAEYRRNGFPVTIVRPSHTYGYRSIPAALNSSKAPWSLIDRMRRRKKILVHGDGSSLWTMTHNTDFARAFLPLMGNIQAIGHAFQITSDESLNWNQIFKLIAKAAGVEIELLHVASEKIIQYDQSLRGTLLGDKAVSVVFDNSKIKRFAPDYKTLIPFAKGVKKSIDWFDNNREYQTVDEDWNKLIDKIIAENK; encoded by the coding sequence ATGAAGGTTTTATTTATTGGAGGCACTGGAACTATAAGTGAAGCAGTCTCAAAATTAAGTATGGAAAAAGACATCGACCTGTATTTATTTAATCGAGGTAATAATAATCAATTTGCTCCAAACAAAGCTACCATTATCAAAGGCAATATTCGCAATCAAGAAGAAGTAAAAACTCAACTTAAAGATCATAATTTTGATGTAGTTGTTAACTGGATTGCCTATAAGCCTGAGCACATTAAAAATGATCTAGAAATTTTCAGGGACAAAACAGAACAGTATATTTTTATCAGCTCTGCTTCTGCCTATCAGAAACCACAGAGTAGTTATCTGATTGATGAATCCACACCTTTAGCAAATCCTTACTGGGAATATTCACAAAATAAAATAGCATGTGAAAACCTACTGATGGCTGAATATCGCCGCAATGGTTTTCCGGTGACAATTGTCAGACCTTCTCATACTTATGGTTATCGTTCAATACCAGCAGCTTTAAACAGTAGTAAAGCTCCCTGGTCTTTAATCGATAGGATGCGTAGAAGGAAAAAAATATTAGTTCATGGAGATGGAAGTTCACTCTGGACAATGACCCATAATACAGACTTTGCCAGGGCTTTTCTACCTTTAATGGGCAATATTCAAGCAATTGGGCATGCTTTTCAGATTACTTCCGATGAAAGTCTAAATTGGAATCAAATATTTAAATTAATAGCTAAAGCAGCTGGAGTAGAGATAGAACTGCTTCATGTAGCATCTGAAAAGATCATTCAGTATGATCAAAGCCTAAGAGGTACTTTACTGGGTGATAAAGCAGTGAGTGTTGTTTTTGACAATAGCAAAATAAAAAGATTTGCCCCTGATTATAAAACTCTAATTCCTTTTGCAAAAGGTGTAAAAAAATCAATTGATTGGTTTGACAATAATCGAGAATATCAGACCGTAGATGAAGATTGGAATAAACTGATAGATAAAATCATCGCAGAAAACAAATAG
- a CDS encoding ACT domain-containing protein translates to MKAIISVIGVDQIGIIAEVSSLLAANKVNILDINQTVLDEYFTMTMLVDLEKLETPLEELKKELSNKGEKMGLSIKLQHEDIFRSMHRI, encoded by the coding sequence ATGAAAGCAATAATTAGTGTAATTGGAGTAGATCAAATAGGAATAATAGCTGAGGTAAGTTCTTTACTGGCGGCAAATAAGGTTAATATTCTTGATATTAATCAGACAGTTTTAGATGAGTATTTTACAATGACAATGTTGGTTGATTTAGAAAAATTAGAAACCCCATTAGAAGAATTAAAAAAAGAATTAAGCAATAAGGGGGAAAAGATGGGGCTTTCAATTAAGCTGCAGCATGAAGATATTTTTAGATCTATGCACAGAATTTAG
- a CDS encoding alpha/beta hydrolase — MHNSEYLKTFDGKKMFFRRDLVDNPKAVIVIVHGLDEHQGRYDYLAGRFNGEGFSVYRFDNRGHGRSDGKQAYLEDHNVYLDDADTAVQKASSENPDLPIFMLGHSMGGFIAAGYGIKYPESLDGQILTGGWTNKTDAFAEIDNMSLEDNPDLKLPNELGDLISRSQYVIDDYLKDPYVSEYTTLRLMKTMLDKGIPWLVSNLNKYTYPALILHGGDDQIVDSYCSEELYKLISSEDKELKIYDELYHEILNAPEKEDVIIDILNWIEKRI, encoded by the coding sequence ATGCATAATAGTGAATATCTTAAAACTTTTGACGGTAAAAAGATGTTTTTTCGCAGAGACCTAGTTGATAACCCGAAGGCAGTAATCGTTATAGTTCACGGTTTAGATGAACATCAGGGCAGATATGATTATCTGGCTGGTCGTTTTAATGGTGAAGGTTTTTCTGTTTATAGATTTGATAATAGAGGTCATGGGCGCTCTGATGGCAAACAGGCATATCTAGAAGATCATAATGTTTATTTAGATGATGCAGATACTGCAGTCCAAAAAGCCAGCAGTGAAAATCCGGATTTGCCGATATTTATGCTTGGGCACAGTATGGGTGGTTTTATTGCAGCAGGCTATGGTATTAAATATCCTGAAAGTTTAGATGGTCAAATTTTAACAGGAGGCTGGACAAATAAAACTGATGCTTTTGCAGAAATTGATAATATGAGCTTAGAAGATAATCCAGACCTTAAATTACCAAATGAACTGGGAGATTTAATCTCAAGATCTCAATATGTTATAGACGATTATTTAAAAGATCCTTATGTATCAGAATATACTACCTTAAGATTAATGAAAACAATGCTTGATAAAGGTATCCCCTGGTTGGTAAGTAATTTAAATAAATACACCTACCCTGCTTTGATCTTACATGGTGGAGATGATCAGATAGTAGATTCATATTGCTCAGAAGAACTTTATAAATTAATCTCATCTGAAGATAAAGAATTAAAAATTTACGATGAACTTTATCACGAAATCTTAAATGCTCCAGAAAAAGAAGATGTAATTATAGATATCCTTAACTGGATTGAAAAAAGAATCTAA
- a CDS encoding PFL family protein has protein sequence MINNYEIMETIRMLEEEKLDIRTITMGISLSDCADSDGDKAREKIYNKIVDYAGELVSVAEEIEVKYDIPIINKRISVTPISLVAAASNDDNYLKFAKTLDKAAKEVGVDFIGGFSALVHKGMTKADKKLIASIPEALAQTERVCSSVNIGTTKAGINMDAVAYMGLIVKEAAQLTAENGGAGASKLVIFANAPEDNPFMAGAFHGVGEGECMINVGISGPGAVKSALTNVKGKSFDVVAETIKKSAFKITRMGQLVANEASEMLGVTPGIVDLSLAPTPAVGDSVARILEEMGLESCGVHGTTAALALLNDAVKKGGVMASSHVGGLSGAFIPVSEDAGMIEAVEKGSLSLEKLEAMTAVCSVGLDMIAIPGKTTAETISAIIADEAAIGMVNNKTTAVRIIPVPGKDVGDEVVYGGLFGRAPIMKVSEFSSSEFIKRGGRIPAPMHSLKN, from the coding sequence ATGATAAATAATTATGAAATAATGGAAACTATTAGAATGTTAGAGGAAGAAAAGCTTGACATTAGAACAATAACAATGGGCATATCTTTAAGTGATTGTGCTGATAGTGATGGCGATAAAGCCAGAGAAAAGATTTATAATAAAATAGTTGATTATGCGGGAGAGCTGGTCAGTGTAGCTGAAGAAATTGAAGTTAAGTATGATATACCGATAATAAACAAAAGGATTTCAGTTACCCCGATCTCACTAGTAGCAGCAGCTTCAAATGATGATAATTATTTAAAATTTGCTAAAACATTAGATAAAGCTGCAAAAGAGGTTGGTGTTGATTTTATTGGCGGCTTTTCTGCTTTAGTACATAAAGGAATGACTAAAGCTGATAAAAAATTAATCGCCTCCATTCCTGAGGCGTTAGCTCAAACTGAGCGGGTATGCTCATCAGTTAACATAGGTACTACAAAAGCAGGTATAAATATGGATGCAGTTGCATATATGGGTTTAATAGTTAAAGAGGCTGCTCAATTAACTGCAGAAAATGGAGGAGCAGGAGCCAGTAAATTAGTTATTTTTGCTAATGCCCCTGAGGATAATCCGTTTATGGCCGGTGCTTTTCATGGAGTTGGTGAGGGAGAATGTATGATTAATGTTGGTATTTCTGGTCCGGGAGCTGTAAAATCTGCTTTAACCAATGTTAAAGGAAAATCTTTTGATGTAGTTGCAGAAACTATTAAAAAAAGTGCCTTTAAAATTACCAGAATGGGTCAGCTTGTTGCAAATGAAGCTTCAGAAATGCTTGGGGTAACACCAGGTATAGTAGATTTATCTTTAGCACCTACTCCAGCGGTTGGAGATAGTGTAGCAAGAATTCTAGAAGAAATGGGTTTAGAAAGCTGTGGTGTACATGGTACAACAGCTGCTTTAGCCCTTTTAAATGATGCAGTTAAAAAAGGTGGGGTTATGGCTTCTTCTCATGTAGGTGGCTTGAGTGGTGCCTTTATTCCGGTCAGCGAAGATGCGGGTATGATTGAGGCTGTAGAAAAAGGATCTCTCAGTTTGGAAAAATTAGAAGCTATGACTGCAGTTTGTTCAGTGGGACTCGATATGATCGCAATTCCAGGCAAAACAACGGCAGAAACTATTTCTGCTATTATTGCTGATGAAGCTGCAATTGGGATGGTAAATAATAAAACTACTGCCGTTAGAATTATACCAGTACCAGGTAAAGATGTCGGTGATGAAGTAGTATATGGAGGTTTATTTGGCCGGGCTCCTATTATGAAGGTTAGTGAATTTTCCAGCAGTGAATTTATAAAAAGAGGTGGCAGAATTCCTGCTCCAATGCATAGCTTAAAAAATTAA